One genomic window of Fusarium fujikuroi IMI 58289 draft genome, chromosome FFUJ_chr01 includes the following:
- a CDS encoding probable catechol O-methyltransferase has translation MPSFDEKKAYVEQEETFFDDGREIELLHYIYGRSDIDELRGSPERVLQAIDEFGRTKKYLMNVGEDKGKIVTDLIAEVKPKVMVELGGYVGYSTLLFANAVRKSGGTHYFSLERNPEFAAVITSLLDLSGLRDIARVIVGPSDASLARLHANGTISKIDLMFLDHYKPAYTSDLKLCERLGLVGPGSVLAADNVIKPGNPPYLAYVRSSVAEKRAAKGGNEKEEFADRTAKQYLKREGEEKINEEEGDPNLVYESKLVHSFEPTGVPDAVEITRCTGRED, from the exons ATGCCCTCCTTTGacgaaaagaaagcttacgttgagcaagaagaaacatTCTTCGATGATGGACGTGAAATTGAGCTTTTGCACTACATCTATGGTCGGTCAGACATTGATGAGCTGCGAGGTTCACCAGAACGTGTTCTTCAGGCcattgatgagtttggaCGTACGAAGAAGTATCTCATGAACGTGGGCGaggacaagggcaagattgTGACAGATCTCATCGCTGAAGTGAAGCCCAAAGTCATG GTTGAACTGGGAGGCTACGTCGGCTACTCAACCCTCCTCTTCGCCAACGCCGTCCGCAAATCCGGAGGCACGCACTACTTCTCCCTCGAGCGAAACCCCGAATTCGCCGCCGTCATAACATCCCTTCTCGACCTCTCGGGCCTGCGCGACATCGCCCGCGTGATCGTCGGTCCCAGCGACGCAAGCCTAGCCCGCCTGCACGCCAACGGCACAATCTCCAAGATCGACCTCATGTTTCTCGACCACTACAAGCCCGCGTACACGAGCGATCTCAAACTCTGTGAGCGATTGGGTCTCGTTGGACCGGGGAGTGTCCTTGCGGCGGATAACGTCATCAAGCCGGGGAATCCACCGTACTTGGCGTATGTGAGGAGTAGCGTTGCGGAGAAGAGGGCGGCGAAGGGGGggaatgagaaggaggagtttgCGGACAGAACTGCGAAACAGTATTTGAAGAGGGAGGGTGAGGAGAAGATtaatgaggaggagggggatcCGAATTTGGTGTATGAGAGTAAGTTGGTTCACAGCTTTGAGCCAACTGGTGTTCCT GATGCTGTCGAGATTACAAGATGTACCGGTCGCGAAGATTAG